The Armigeres subalbatus isolate Guangzhou_Male unplaced genomic scaffold, GZ_Asu_2 Contig997, whole genome shotgun sequence genome includes the window TATTGAAAGCATTGAGTAGCGTTGCGAGTGCGAGTCCAGTTCCCGATAGCGAACATAAAATCCCTCGACGAACTGCTCAGACGTGCTCACGTGCAACAGCCATTCCAGTCGAACCGACGTCGATGATAGCGGGATAATGTCAATCAGTTCCAAAATCTGCGGGAAAGAAGCAAAAGAGAAATGGCATTGGATGACGTGCTCAAGGACAATTCATTCTCGTCAGCTCCGACCACTTATCATCGGAATTGCATCTTTGGCCCCATCTGTTGGCATGACAAAGCCCACCCAAATGATTGCCATATGTCAGTCAATTCTCCTCCTTCAACCCCGATAGATACTACACACACGCAAGTGTCACGAGACACATCACATTAATCATGCTGCGAAATGAGTTCTACCGTCGTAGAATATGTGGAAGGAATCAAATCATGGGAGTTTCCGTGAAGGAACGTCTTCCTCAAATGTAGGTCATCCAATAAATCACAACAAATAAGTTAAGATGATTTGGCGTTTCGCAATCTACATTCCGACatgattttttcctttttgtACGACCAAGTCGAATTCTATCTAAACCTCATTCTATAATAAAAATCTATTAAATGTGAAATATGGCACGGACGGATTTGCTGTCGCACATCTCcactttcaaaatttcatccatCAAACGTCAAAAATAACCCTTTTCACACTCACCTTTCCACTCAGTACGTTCCGGGCGCTTTCCATCTCGGCGGGTACTGTCACCCGGTCGTCGGATGACAGCGTGCGAATCGGCACCGAAACGGCAGATGGCCCCGAGCAGCCGTACGCATTTTCGGCTCGGACTACGAAGAGGTAGGACGTATCCGGTCGCAGTCCGGTGACGGTGGCAGTGTTGCCAGCCAGTTGACGAAGGGCAATCTGCCAACCGCCAGCCGTTTGCGATGACGTTGGAGGAAGGTTGTCGGAATCGTCCAGACCGTACTGCTCGATTGTGTAGGTGAGCAGAGGGCCACTGGTGCTGCGAATTGGCCAGGCCAGGGTAACGTTACTGTTTGTGATGTTGAGGGCTTTCGGCGAGCCGAGCGCTGCTGGGAGAAGCTCGCCGTTGAAGATGCGCTGTTGCGAGGTGGGGAGATTATCTTCGACCTGTAATAAATGTCAGGAAAAGCaatgaaaggaaaataatgACCAACgaattaaagaaaattattccgtttAGGCCTGGAATTTCAAACAAACACATTCGACAAATTTATTCATAGATTGTGTTTGCATGACATTCATCTTCAGTTTATGAAGACACTGGAAAGGGGTCATGCTACGAAAGGATTTCCGCACTTACCGTCAAGTATGCACTCCAGGCGGACGATGCTATCGTTTGTCCAACTCGTGCAACGCACCGATACCAGCCACTGTCCTGAACTTGCAAATCTGAAAACATAAATCATAGAGGTTTGGTTTGCGGGTTAGAATCGTACCGATTGAACAAATGTTTAGTTAATGCTTCAGTACTGAGCTCCTACTCTCATAGGATGACTCCAAACGTTAGAGAGACGACGAATTGGTGTGAAGGTTTTAGGGGATGCAATA containing:
- the LOC134204946 gene encoding roundabout homolog 1-like — its product is MFSDLQVQDSGWYRCVARVGQTIASSAWSAYLTVEDNLPTSQQRIFNGELLPAALGSPKALNITNSNVTLAWPIRSTSGPLLTYTIEQYGLDDSDNLPPTSSQTAGGWQIALRQLAGNTATVTGLRPDTSYLFVVRAENAYGCSGPSAVSVPIRTLSSDDRVTVPAEMESARNVLSGKILELIDIIPLSSTSVRLEWLLHVSTSEQFVEGFYVRYRELDSHSQRYSML